A genome region from Camelina sativa cultivar DH55 chromosome 10, Cs, whole genome shotgun sequence includes the following:
- the LOC104716985 gene encoding B3 domain-containing transcription repressor VAL2 isoform X1: MESTKVCMNALCGAVSTSGEWKKGWPMRSGDLASLCDKCGSAYEQSIFCQVFHAEESGWRECTSCDKRLHCGCIASRFMMELLDNGSVTCISCAKKSALFSNVSQESNGRDLSSFASPEHVGSVLERTNLKHLLHFQRIGSTQSSLQMKQEESLLPSRLDALRHKTERKELQELSAQPNLSISLGPTLMSSPFHDAVVDDRSKATSIFQLAPRSRQLLPKPANSAPTAAGMEPNGSLVSQIHVARPPPEGRGKTQLLPRYWPRITDQELQQLSGQYPHLSNSKIIPLFEKVLSASDAGRIGRLVLPKACAEAYFPPISQPEGLPLKIQDIKGKEWVFQFRFWPNNNSRMYVLEGVTPCIQSMQLQAGDTVTFSRTEPEGKLVMGYRKATNSTATQMFKGSNEPNLNMFSNNLNPGCGDINWSKLEKTEDMGKDNLFLQSSLTSARKRVRNIGTKSKRLLIDSVDVLELKVTWDEAQELLRPPQSAKPSIVTLEDQDFEEYDEPPVFGKKTVFVSRQTGEQEQWVQCDACGKWRRLPVDTLLPPKWLCSDNLLDPARSSCSAPDELSPREHDTLVRQSKEFKRRRMASTNEKLNQAQEASAAETLANAGITTTGEQGEIAVAATTKHPRHRAGCSCIVCSQPPSGKGKHKPTCTCTVCEAVKRRFRTLMMRKRSRGEAGQASQQAQSESRDETEVESIPAVEPAAGENIDLNSDPGASRVSMMSLLQAAAFPLEAYLKQKAVSNTAGEQQSSDMVSTEHGSSSAAQEQDKDTNGAQEPVS, from the exons ATGGAGTCAACAAAGGTCTGCATGAATGCACTGTGCGGAGCAGTCTCAACGTCGGGCGAGTGGAAGAAAGGCTGGCCTATGCGATCTGGCGATTTGGCCTCTCTCTGCGATAAGTGTGG GTCCGCATACGAGCAATCCATTTTCTGTCAAGTGTTTCACGCCGAGGAGTCTGGTTGGAGAGAGTGTACTTCATGTGACAAG CGCCTTCACTGTGGATGCATTGCTTCCAGATTTATGATGGAGCTTCTAGATAATGGCAGCGTTACCTGTATTAGTTGCGCTAAGAAGTCTGCACTATTTTCT AATGTCAGTCAAGAATCCAACGGTAGGGACTTGTCTTCGTTTGCTTCACCAGAGCATGTAGGCAGTGTTCTTGAGAGGACAAATCTTAAGCACTTGCTCCACTTTCAAAGAATCGGCTCCACTCAATCTTCTCTTCAAATGAAACAAGAAGAATCTCTGCTTCCTTCCAGACTAGATGCTCTTAGACACAAAACTGAAAGAAAAGAGTTACAGGAATTATCTGCACAGCCTAACTTGAGCATTTCACTTGGACCTACGCTTATGTCGAGTCCATTTCATGATGCTGTTGTTGATGACAGAAGTAAGGCTACTTCGATTTTCCAACTGGCCCCTCGGTCTAGGCAACTGCTTCCAAAACCTGCAAATTCAGCTCCCACTGCTGCTGGTATGGAGCCTAACGGGAGCCTGGTGTCACAGATTCATGTCGCTCGGCCTCCTCCAGAAGGTCGCGGGAAGACCCAATTGCTTCCTCGTTATTGGCCTAGGATTACTGACCAAGAGCTGCAGCAATTATCTGGACAGTATCCTCATCT CTCAAATTCCAAAATTATACCACTCTTTGAAAAAGTTCTGAGTGCTAGCGATGCGGGTCGTATTGGTCGACTGGTTCTTCCGAAAGCATGTGCAGAG GCCTATTTCCCCCCGATCTCTCAACCGGAGGGTCTCCCGTTGAAGATACAAGACATAAAAGGGAAAGAGTGGGTGTTCCAGTTCAGATTTTGGCCTAATAATAACAGCAGGATGTACGTTTTGGAGGGTGTGACTCCTTGCATACAGTCCATGCAGTTGCAAGCTGGTGACACTG TAACGTTCAGCCGTACAGAACCTGAAGGAAAACTCGTAATGGGATACCGTAAAGCGACAAACTCTACAGCAACACAG ATGTTCAAGGGAAGCAATGAACCCAATCTAAACATGTTTTCCAACAACTTGAATCCGGGATGTGGTGACATCAACTGGTCTAAACTAGAGAAGACTGAGGACATGGGAAAGGATAACTTATTTCTTCAGTCGTCCCTAACTTCTGCTAGGAAACGGGTTCGGAACATTGGGACTAAGAGCAAGCGTCTTCTCATTGATAGCGTAGATGTTCTGGAACTGAAAGTAACTTGGGATGAGGCACAGGAACTGCTGCGGCCGCCCCAATCCGCCAAACCCAGCATCGTTACGTTGGAAGATCAAGATTTTGAAGAATATGAC GAACCACCAGTTTTCGGGAAGAAGACCGTTTTTGTGTCACGTCAAACAGG GGAACAAGAGCAATGGGTGCAGTGTGATGCTTGTGGGAAATGGCGACGGCTGCCTGTGGATACTCTTCTTCCACCAAAATGGTTGTGCTCCGATAATCTCTTGGATCCTGCCAG GTCTTCATGTTCTGCACCTGATGAACTCTCTCCAAGAGAACATGATACACTTGTCCGGCAGAGTAAAG AGTTCAAAAGGAGGAGAATGGCATCAACAAACGAAAAGCTAAACCAGGCGCAGGAGGCATCTGCTGCGGAAACTTTAGCAAATGCAGGCATCACCACGACCGGTGAACAAGGGGAAATCGCGGTTGCAGCCACGACCAAGCATCCAAGACACCGGGCAGGGTGTTCGTGCATTGTCTGCAGCCAACCGCCGAGCGGAAAAGGCAAACACAAGCCGACATGCACATGCACTGTGTGCGAGGCAGTGAAGAGGCGGTTCAGGACGCTCATGATGCGGAAGCGGAGCAGGGGAGAGGCAGGACAGGCAAGCCAACAGGCACAGTCCGAGAGCAGAGATGAGACAGAAGTGGAGAGCATTCCAGCGGTTGAGCCAGCCGCAGGGGAAAATATTGACTTAAACTCAGACCCGGGGGCTTCCCGAGTAAGCATGATGAGCCTTCTCCAAGCTGCAGCTTTTCCTCTGGAGGCATATCTGAAACAAAAGGCTGTTTCCAATACAGCAGGAGAACAGCAAAGCAGTGATATGGTAAGCACAGAGCACGGATCGTCCTCAGCGGCACAAGAACAGGACAAAGACACAAACGGAGCTCAGGAGCCTGTAAGCTAA
- the LOC104716984 gene encoding uncharacterized protein LOC104716984 produces the protein MGVAVLNPQDCLKDPFSHMRYHPRNPSACPNRQKKPVSNNRTRRSPPRNQSTRSPSPPVAPPPPPPRAAVSAFVPKGTVKKGPKNTVAVGQVRILKRGEEIPSKATDLVVVKTDLVVEKSDLGSTRRIGPDPGLIPSQIRLSGRKSKSVPFYAGPVTMTSPPPSDVPLPAFFTKKSVSLFQAAAATNDLIRMLRLDIA, from the coding sequence ATGGGCGTCGCCGTTCTCAACCCGCAAGATTGTTTGAAAGATCCCTTCTCCCACATGAGATATCATCCCCGTAACCCTAGCGCGTGTCCCAACAGGCAGAAAAAGCCCGTTTCCAACAACCGTACGCGCCGGAGTCCTCCTCGTAACCAATCGACCagatctccttctcctcctgtagcgccgcctcctcctcctccacgcGCGGCTGTCTCTGCTTTCGTTCCTAAGGGAACGGTCAAGAAGGGTCCCAAAAACACCGTTGCCGTCGGTCAGGTGAGAATCCTGAAGCGCGGCGAAGAAATCCCTAGCAAGGCTACAGATCTGGTTGTTGTAAAGACAGATCTGGTTGTTGAGAAGTCAGATCTGGGATCTACTCGTCGTATTGGACCCGATCCGGGTTTGATTCCGAGTCAGATCCGTTTATCTGGCCGCAAATCGAAATCAGTCCCGTTTTACGCCGGTCCGGTCACCATGACTTCGCCTCCTCCAAGCGATGTACCGCTTCCAGCTTTTTTCACCAAGAAGAGCGTTTCTTTGTTCCAAGCCGCCGCTGCAACCAATGATCTGATCAGGATGCTTCGCCTTGACATCGCTTGA
- the LOC104716983 gene encoding uncharacterized protein LOC104716983, protein MKKTASASAKIPVKDDWVKTAMTDDEMVVELLLRLKHAGTDKPAANLPPLRWGNRQRRSRSSRFAGGGGSVTVSIKKDVDSVRASPKTPLSWSGGSGSRGGSGCRGGSASPSADGFEDTSRQASCSTSTGSGSKVFPTNEITSSFSRSLKKKRSSSELKNEENLKLKERLDLEKEIASLRATFNEQNVRNQRLKRIKLDLSSGRVKNETRVDLIHKPQPVPKSCRVEGDSENQGSVFFLPDLNMVPSEEEILYGTS, encoded by the exons ATGAAGAAGACTGCGTCGGCGTCAGCCAAGATTCCGGTGAAAGATGACTGGGTGAAGACGGCGATGACAGACGACGAGATGGTTGTTGAGCTTCTGTTACGGTTAAAACATGCTGGAACTGATAAGCCGGCGGCGAATCTACCTCCGTTACGATGGGGAAACCGTCAACGACGGTCTCGGTCCTCAAGATTCGCTGGCGGCGGCGGCAGTGTTACCGTTTCGATTAAGAAAGACGTGGATTCCGTTAGAGCTAGTCCGAAGACTCCTCTCTCCTGGAGTGGCGGATCTGGAAGCCGTGGTGGATCTGGATGTCGCGGCGGCTCTGCGTCTCCTTCCGCCGATGGATTCGAGGATACTAGTCGTCAAGCTAGCTGCTCTACGTCTACAGGATCTGGATCTAAG GTCTTTCCCACAAACGAAATCACTAGTTCTTTCTCCAGGAGTTTGAAGAAAAAGAGG tcATCTTCTGAGCTTAAAAATGAAGAGAACTTAAAGTTGAAAGAAAGACTAGACCTTGAAAAG GAGATTGCAAGTCTCCGAGCAACATTCAACGAACAAAACGTAAGGAATCAAAGATTGAAGAGGATTAAg CTGGACTTGAGTTCAGGCCGTGTCAAGAACGAGACTCGGGTTGATCTCATTCATAAACCACAACCCGTACCAAAATCTTGCAGAGTAGAGGGTGACTCGGAAAATCAGGGGAGTGTCTTCTTCCTCCCTGATCTCAACATGGTACCATCAGAGGAGGAGATATTGTACGGTACCAGCTAG
- the LOC104716985 gene encoding B3 domain-containing transcription repressor VAL2 isoform X2, translating into MESTKVCMNALCGAVSTSGEWKKGWPMRSGDLASLCDKCGSAYEQSIFCQVFHAEESGWRECTSCDKRLHCGCIASRFMMELLDNGSVTCISCAKKSALFSNVSQESNGRDLSSFASPEHVGSVLERTNLKHLLHFQRIGSTQSSLQMKQEESLLPSRLDALRHKTERKELQELSAQPNLSISLGPTLMSSPFHDAVVDDRSKATSIFQLAPRSRQLLPKPANSAPTAAGMEPNGSLVSQIHVARPPPEGRGKTQLLPRYWPRITDQELQQLSGHSNSKIIPLFEKVLSASDAGRIGRLVLPKACAEAYFPPISQPEGLPLKIQDIKGKEWVFQFRFWPNNNSRMYVLEGVTPCIQSMQLQAGDTVTFSRTEPEGKLVMGYRKATNSTATQMFKGSNEPNLNMFSNNLNPGCGDINWSKLEKTEDMGKDNLFLQSSLTSARKRVRNIGTKSKRLLIDSVDVLELKVTWDEAQELLRPPQSAKPSIVTLEDQDFEEYDEPPVFGKKTVFVSRQTGEQEQWVQCDACGKWRRLPVDTLLPPKWLCSDNLLDPARSSCSAPDELSPREHDTLVRQSKEFKRRRMASTNEKLNQAQEASAAETLANAGITTTGEQGEIAVAATTKHPRHRAGCSCIVCSQPPSGKGKHKPTCTCTVCEAVKRRFRTLMMRKRSRGEAGQASQQAQSESRDETEVESIPAVEPAAGENIDLNSDPGASRVSMMSLLQAAAFPLEAYLKQKAVSNTAGEQQSSDMVSTEHGSSSAAQEQDKDTNGAQEPVS; encoded by the exons ATGGAGTCAACAAAGGTCTGCATGAATGCACTGTGCGGAGCAGTCTCAACGTCGGGCGAGTGGAAGAAAGGCTGGCCTATGCGATCTGGCGATTTGGCCTCTCTCTGCGATAAGTGTGG GTCCGCATACGAGCAATCCATTTTCTGTCAAGTGTTTCACGCCGAGGAGTCTGGTTGGAGAGAGTGTACTTCATGTGACAAG CGCCTTCACTGTGGATGCATTGCTTCCAGATTTATGATGGAGCTTCTAGATAATGGCAGCGTTACCTGTATTAGTTGCGCTAAGAAGTCTGCACTATTTTCT AATGTCAGTCAAGAATCCAACGGTAGGGACTTGTCTTCGTTTGCTTCACCAGAGCATGTAGGCAGTGTTCTTGAGAGGACAAATCTTAAGCACTTGCTCCACTTTCAAAGAATCGGCTCCACTCAATCTTCTCTTCAAATGAAACAAGAAGAATCTCTGCTTCCTTCCAGACTAGATGCTCTTAGACACAAAACTGAAAGAAAAGAGTTACAGGAATTATCTGCACAGCCTAACTTGAGCATTTCACTTGGACCTACGCTTATGTCGAGTCCATTTCATGATGCTGTTGTTGATGACAGAAGTAAGGCTACTTCGATTTTCCAACTGGCCCCTCGGTCTAGGCAACTGCTTCCAAAACCTGCAAATTCAGCTCCCACTGCTGCTGGTATGGAGCCTAACGGGAGCCTGGTGTCACAGATTCATGTCGCTCGGCCTCCTCCAGAAGGTCGCGGGAAGACCCAATTGCTTCCTCGTTATTGGCCTAGGATTACTGACCAAGAGCTGCAGCAATTATCTGGACA CTCAAATTCCAAAATTATACCACTCTTTGAAAAAGTTCTGAGTGCTAGCGATGCGGGTCGTATTGGTCGACTGGTTCTTCCGAAAGCATGTGCAGAG GCCTATTTCCCCCCGATCTCTCAACCGGAGGGTCTCCCGTTGAAGATACAAGACATAAAAGGGAAAGAGTGGGTGTTCCAGTTCAGATTTTGGCCTAATAATAACAGCAGGATGTACGTTTTGGAGGGTGTGACTCCTTGCATACAGTCCATGCAGTTGCAAGCTGGTGACACTG TAACGTTCAGCCGTACAGAACCTGAAGGAAAACTCGTAATGGGATACCGTAAAGCGACAAACTCTACAGCAACACAG ATGTTCAAGGGAAGCAATGAACCCAATCTAAACATGTTTTCCAACAACTTGAATCCGGGATGTGGTGACATCAACTGGTCTAAACTAGAGAAGACTGAGGACATGGGAAAGGATAACTTATTTCTTCAGTCGTCCCTAACTTCTGCTAGGAAACGGGTTCGGAACATTGGGACTAAGAGCAAGCGTCTTCTCATTGATAGCGTAGATGTTCTGGAACTGAAAGTAACTTGGGATGAGGCACAGGAACTGCTGCGGCCGCCCCAATCCGCCAAACCCAGCATCGTTACGTTGGAAGATCAAGATTTTGAAGAATATGAC GAACCACCAGTTTTCGGGAAGAAGACCGTTTTTGTGTCACGTCAAACAGG GGAACAAGAGCAATGGGTGCAGTGTGATGCTTGTGGGAAATGGCGACGGCTGCCTGTGGATACTCTTCTTCCACCAAAATGGTTGTGCTCCGATAATCTCTTGGATCCTGCCAG GTCTTCATGTTCTGCACCTGATGAACTCTCTCCAAGAGAACATGATACACTTGTCCGGCAGAGTAAAG AGTTCAAAAGGAGGAGAATGGCATCAACAAACGAAAAGCTAAACCAGGCGCAGGAGGCATCTGCTGCGGAAACTTTAGCAAATGCAGGCATCACCACGACCGGTGAACAAGGGGAAATCGCGGTTGCAGCCACGACCAAGCATCCAAGACACCGGGCAGGGTGTTCGTGCATTGTCTGCAGCCAACCGCCGAGCGGAAAAGGCAAACACAAGCCGACATGCACATGCACTGTGTGCGAGGCAGTGAAGAGGCGGTTCAGGACGCTCATGATGCGGAAGCGGAGCAGGGGAGAGGCAGGACAGGCAAGCCAACAGGCACAGTCCGAGAGCAGAGATGAGACAGAAGTGGAGAGCATTCCAGCGGTTGAGCCAGCCGCAGGGGAAAATATTGACTTAAACTCAGACCCGGGGGCTTCCCGAGTAAGCATGATGAGCCTTCTCCAAGCTGCAGCTTTTCCTCTGGAGGCATATCTGAAACAAAAGGCTGTTTCCAATACAGCAGGAGAACAGCAAAGCAGTGATATGGTAAGCACAGAGCACGGATCGTCCTCAGCGGCACAAGAACAGGACAAAGACACAAACGGAGCTCAGGAGCCTGTAAGCTAA